One window from the genome of Halonatronomonas betaini encodes:
- a CDS encoding DUF192 domain-containing protein, with the protein MNLKAINEKLSMKSKVIVALAIIAVVVGGYYAVTVRSDSRITRALSDMPVGQIQMINDAGETITLDVRIAETTDARNAGFRGVGADVVNNTAILYRYTRDTVATHLLDKVRVPLDLGFFNADGELITIAQTEQGASTRYSAGSRVQYRYILMSGQGYFERHGVTADGGASLVIDSLSR; encoded by the coding sequence ATGAATTTAAAAGCAATAAATGAAAAGTTGAGTATGAAAAGTAAGGTTATTGTTGCCCTGGCGATTATTGCTGTAGTTGTAGGAGGATATTATGCTGTTACAGTTAGAAGTGATTCCAGGATAACCAGAGCCCTCTCTGATATGCCTGTCGGTCAGATTCAAATGATTAATGATGCCGGTGAGACCATTACTCTAGATGTTAGAATTGCTGAAACCACTGATGCCAGAAATGCAGGTTTTAGAGGCGTTGGCGCAGATGTAGTTAATAATACTGCTATCCTATATAGATATACCAGAGATACTGTTGCCACTCATTTATTAGACAAAGTAAGGGTGCCCCTTGATTTAGGCTTCTTCAATGCTGATGGCGAGTTAATAACAATTGCACAGACCGAGCAGGGAGCTTCTACCAGATATAGCGCCGGTTCAAGAGTCCAGTATAGATATATTTTGATGTCAGGTCAGGGTTATTTTGAAAGACATGGTGTTACAGCTGATGGTGGTGCCAGTTTAGTTATAGATTCTTTAAGTAGATAA
- a CDS encoding PQQ-dependent sugar dehydrogenase has translation MKNKLNYIFAIILVSGLVFSLSFSGVAIEVGEVPQDVEDEFIYEPAGLEVESWVQNLEIPWQLIFLPESDRALVTERPGRVRLIENGELREEVYADIDAAHYGEGGLMGIDYHPDFPEEPYLYIMYTYQNQAGDYYNKISRLTDFGDYGGEEEVILDEIPAAQNHNGGRLKFGPDDMLYATTGDIWQRDLAQNLDSLAGKILRMNADGSIPEDNPFDDSYVYSLGHRNPQGLAWNDDGVLFISDHGPSGETGLQAKDMVKVIEPGGNYGWPERIGYFGDGEFIDPIVMWPEAVPPAGAEFVDGELFIATLRSRSLIKLSLAEEGEFDYNVTSIDRWFAEDSFAGRYGRLRDVNKGPDGNLYVLTSNRDGRGSPLEGDDQIYRLTID, from the coding sequence ATGAAAAATAAATTAAATTATATTTTTGCAATTATTTTAGTCTCAGGTTTGGTTTTTAGTCTTTCTTTTTCTGGAGTTGCAATTGAAGTTGGTGAAGTGCCCCAGGATGTTGAAGATGAATTTATTTATGAACCTGCAGGACTAGAGGTTGAAAGCTGGGTTCAGAACCTGGAGATACCCTGGCAGTTAATTTTTTTACCGGAATCTGATCGGGCTTTAGTTACAGAAAGACCTGGTAGAGTGAGGTTAATAGAGAATGGAGAATTAAGAGAAGAGGTTTATGCAGATATTGATGCAGCTCATTACGGTGAAGGTGGTCTAATGGGAATTGATTATCATCCTGATTTTCCTGAAGAGCCCTATTTATATATAATGTATACCTACCAGAATCAGGCCGGAGATTATTATAATAAAATTTCCCGACTGACTGATTTTGGTGATTACGGTGGAGAAGAGGAGGTCATTCTTGATGAAATACCAGCTGCTCAGAATCATAATGGTGGACGCTTAAAGTTTGGACCAGATGATATGTTATATGCAACTACAGGGGATATCTGGCAGCGAGATTTAGCCCAGAATCTAGATTCTCTGGCTGGTAAGATATTAAGAATGAATGCTGATGGCAGTATTCCTGAGGATAATCCCTTTGATGACTCATATGTTTACAGTTTAGGCCATAGAAATCCTCAGGGACTGGCCTGGAATGATGATGGTGTCCTCTTTATAAGTGATCATGGACCTTCTGGTGAAACAGGACTTCAGGCTAAAGATATGGTAAAAGTAATAGAACCTGGTGGGAATTATGGCTGGCCAGAAAGAATCGGCTATTTTGGTGATGGCGAATTTATAGACCCGATTGTGATGTGGCCTGAAGCTGTTCCCCCGGCTGGTGCTGAATTTGTTGATGGTGAACTATTTATAGCCACTTTAAGGAGTAGATCTCTAATTAAGCTCTCGCTTGCAGAAGAGGGAGAATTTGATTATAATGTAACCAGCATAGATAGATGGTTTGCAGAGGATAGTTTTGCCGGTAGATATGGTAGGTTAAGGGATGTTAATAAAGGTCCTGACGGTAATCTTTATGTCTTAACTAGCAATAGAGATGGCCGGGGCAGCCCATTAGAGGGTGATGACCAGATCTATCGTCTGACCATTGATTAG
- a CDS encoding Na+/H+ antiporter NhaC family protein has translation MIIFIIWAVITSMTEVVTTNGLSFGAVFGLVIGMVLCKQDGHTFAKAVFEGFTQTIGAVAIVAWFFAGMFSEVLQAGGLVEGLIWIASEVGAEGAIFTVLTFILAAIFASAVGTGYGTAVAFGTIMYPAGVAVGGDPVVLAAAILSGAAFGDKLAPISDTTIVSAATQNTDVPGVVKYRFKYVIIAAIPVVFLYMIFGGADAVEGAGGAEIIAQYADPGGLWLLIPFAVVLVVAFMGYHLIVSLTWGIVTGIAFNLVLGLAPFSDILYLNFEEGTIDGALVDGIAGYVEYAILILLIVALGHLIKLSGAMEDMLNFAKGKIGGLVWKAEVSYWALVSVMNTVITINTAAEVAAAPFVRNIGESYGIHPYRRAAFLDGPTSSLGYVFPWSGGLLLLVTTIGAQAEQYEFVTEIAPTAITPYVFYGFALLLVLLISAITGWDLKYEGPDGELSKEPHKGLLVDNE, from the coding sequence ATGATCATTTTTATTATCTGGGCAGTAATAACCAGTATGACTGAAGTTGTAACAACAAATGGTTTATCCTTTGGCGCTGTCTTTGGCCTTGTAATCGGAATGGTTTTATGTAAACAGGATGGCCATACCTTTGCCAAAGCTGTCTTTGAAGGATTTACCCAGACAATCGGTGCTGTTGCAATTGTTGCCTGGTTTTTTGCTGGAATGTTTTCTGAAGTTTTGCAGGCTGGCGGACTGGTTGAAGGATTGATCTGGATAGCCAGTGAGGTTGGTGCTGAGGGTGCTATTTTTACTGTTCTGACATTTATACTGGCTGCTATTTTCGCTTCAGCTGTTGGTACCGGTTATGGTACAGCTGTGGCATTTGGAACGATAATGTATCCAGCAGGAGTTGCTGTTGGTGGCGATCCAGTTGTGCTGGCAGCTGCCATTTTAAGTGGAGCTGCTTTTGGTGATAAACTAGCTCCAATTTCTGATACGACTATTGTTTCGGCAGCCACGCAGAATACTGATGTTCCAGGGGTTGTTAAATACAGATTTAAATATGTTATAATTGCTGCAATCCCGGTTGTATTTCTATATATGATATTTGGTGGTGCTGATGCAGTTGAAGGTGCTGGAGGAGCCGAGATAATTGCCCAGTATGCTGATCCAGGTGGACTCTGGTTATTAATACCCTTTGCAGTTGTGCTTGTTGTTGCATTTATGGGTTATCATTTAATAGTTTCATTGACCTGGGGAATTGTAACCGGTATAGCATTTAATTTAGTATTAGGACTTGCTCCCTTTAGTGATATACTTTATTTAAATTTTGAAGAAGGTACGATCGATGGTGCTTTAGTTGATGGAATTGCTGGTTATGTTGAGTATGCTATTTTGATACTCTTGATAGTGGCACTTGGTCATTTAATAAAATTAAGTGGCGCCATGGAAGATATGCTCAATTTTGCTAAAGGGAAAATTGGCGGCCTTGTATGGAAAGCTGAAGTTTCTTACTGGGCCTTAGTCTCTGTAATGAATACTGTTATAACAATTAATACAGCAGCAGAGGTTGCTGCAGCTCCATTTGTTAGAAATATTGGAGAGAGTTATGGTATTCATCCATATAGAAGAGCTGCGTTCCTTGATGGCCCAACATCTTCACTGGGTTATGTCTTCCCATGGAGTGGAGGATTGCTCTTGCTTGTAACGACGATTGGTGCCCAGGCAGAACAGTATGAATTTGTAACTGAAATAGCACCGACTGCTATAACTCCATATGTATTTTATGGTTTTGCCCTTTTATTGGTTTTACTGATCAGTGCTATTACAGGCTGGGATTTAAAGTATGAGGGTCCTGATGGTGAATTGAGTAAAGAACCTCATAAAGGTTTATTAGTGGATAATGAATAA
- the fusA gene encoding elongation factor G translates to MSKYQTKNIKNLALVSHGGAGKTTFNEMVLVHAGKKKEAGTVEKGNTASDFTPVEKKQQYSITNSYFSFPWNNKEVNLIDTPGYADFRGEVASAFSMVEGTIVLIDGSSGIQVNTNFVWDRAVKDELARFIFINKLDKDGIEFDRLFADLQAFSEVPLIPMTVPAGLGEEYNGVINLLTAEHIDKEGNRSPIPEEYQDIYDEYYLELIEGVVESDDELMMKYLEDEKITDEEITNTLFTAVANNNAVPVFSGVATINSGVKEAFDYIVKLNPNAAMTRSLKDAEGNELEVEFNEDGPLVSRVGKTMVDPYIGKLSIFRMYSGKINKDSELYISNRDTDIRTTKFYKLNGSEQVEVDELVAGEIGAVAKIDEIETSDTITNPDNEIELSPLELPTPMLVKKVMPIDGQAEDKMSDAINRYALEDLTFKVEYNRATKELLVHGMGTVHLDVIKKICQEKFDVGFQTGIPSVEYRETIQSKVDVEEKYKKQSGGRGQYGHVMMKVEPLSSGSGFQFEEEIFGGAIPSQYIPAVEKGIEEASADGVLAGFPVVDFKVTLYDGSYHDVDSSEMAFKIAGSKAFKKALEQANPVLLEPIMNVKVTVPDDYMGDIMGDFNSRRGRIQGMDPEDGKQIIKAQVPQAEMFTYATELKSLTGGFGSFKMEFSHYDRVPEKEAEDVIKAAREEEE, encoded by the coding sequence TTGTCCAAATATCAGACAAAGAATATTAAAAACCTCGCACTAGTTTCTCACGGGGGAGCAGGAAAGACTACTTTTAACGAAATGGTGTTAGTACATGCCGGTAAAAAGAAAGAGGCAGGCACCGTTGAAAAAGGTAATACAGCTTCTGATTTTACCCCTGTAGAAAAGAAGCAGCAATATTCGATTACTAATTCCTATTTCTCTTTTCCCTGGAATAACAAAGAAGTTAATTTAATTGATACTCCAGGATATGCAGATTTTAGAGGAGAGGTAGCAAGTGCCTTTAGTATGGTTGAAGGAACAATTGTCTTAATTGATGGTAGCAGTGGAATTCAGGTTAATACGAATTTTGTCTGGGATAGAGCTGTAAAAGATGAACTAGCTAGATTTATTTTTATTAATAAGTTGGATAAAGATGGCATAGAATTTGATAGACTATTTGCTGATTTGCAGGCATTTAGTGAAGTACCTTTAATACCAATGACTGTACCTGCTGGTTTAGGTGAAGAATATAATGGAGTTATTAATCTTTTAACTGCTGAGCATATTGATAAAGAAGGTAATAGGAGCCCTATTCCTGAAGAATACCAGGATATTTATGATGAGTATTATCTTGAGCTAATTGAAGGTGTAGTTGAATCTGATGATGAGTTAATGATGAAATATTTAGAAGATGAAAAGATTACTGATGAAGAGATTACCAATACTTTATTTACTGCTGTAGCCAATAACAATGCTGTACCAGTATTTTCAGGTGTAGCAACTATCAATTCTGGTGTAAAAGAAGCATTTGATTATATTGTTAAACTTAATCCAAATGCAGCAATGACCAGGTCTTTAAAGGATGCTGAGGGCAATGAGTTAGAGGTTGAGTTTAATGAAGATGGCCCATTGGTTTCTAGAGTTGGTAAAACAATGGTTGACCCTTACATTGGTAAGTTATCAATCTTTAGGATGTATAGTGGCAAGATAAATAAAGATAGTGAATTATATATTTCAAATCGGGATACAGATATTAGAACGACTAAGTTTTATAAGTTAAATGGTTCAGAACAGGTAGAGGTTGATGAACTAGTTGCCGGTGAGATTGGTGCTGTTGCTAAGATTGATGAGATTGAGACATCTGATACTATAACCAATCCAGATAATGAGATTGAACTATCACCCCTTGAATTGCCAACTCCGATGCTTGTTAAGAAAGTCATGCCAATTGATGGTCAGGCTGAGGATAAGATGTCTGATGCGATAAATAGATATGCCTTAGAAGATTTAACATTTAAGGTTGAATATAATCGGGCAACTAAAGAGCTTTTAGTTCATGGTATGGGTACAGTACATTTAGATGTTATTAAGAAGATATGTCAGGAAAAATTTGATGTAGGTTTCCAGACTGGCATTCCAAGTGTTGAATATCGGGAGACTATTCAATCAAAAGTTGATGTTGAAGAAAAATATAAGAAGCAGTCTGGTGGACGAGGACAATATGGTCATGTTATGATGAAGGTAGAGCCACTTTCAAGTGGGTCAGGTTTCCAGTTTGAAGAAGAAATTTTTGGTGGAGCTATCCCAAGTCAATATATTCCTGCTGTTGAAAAGGGAATTGAAGAAGCCAGTGCCGATGGTGTTTTGGCTGGTTTCCCTGTAGTAGATTTTAAGGTTACTTTATATGATGGTTCCTATCATGATGTTGATTCATCTGAAATGGCATTTAAGATTGCCGGTTCAAAAGCATTCAAGAAAGCATTAGAGCAGGCTAATCCTGTTCTCCTTGAGCCGATTATGAATGTGAAGGTAACTGTTCCTGATGATTACATGGGCGATATCATGGGTGATTTTAATTCTCGTCGTGGAAGAATCCAGGGAATGGATCCTGAAGATGGAAAACAGATTATTAAAGCCCAGGTTCCGCAGGCTGAAATGTTTACTTATGCAACTGAGCTTAAGTCATTAACCGGTGGCTTTGGTAGCTTTAAAATGGAATTTTCTCATTATGATCGGGTTCCTGAGAAGGAAGCTGAAGATGTTATAAAAGCTGCCAGGGAAGAAGAGGAGTAA
- a CDS encoding SOS response-associated peptidase produces MCGRYFLKMDAKLMARLFNAILADREFNFNKEIYPSEQAPVIIHNPKESERKIGQMHWGFKTNYSSKLLINARSETIDQKPTFKDSFYNRRLIVPFTDYFEWKGPKGNKTKYRFSVEEDSPYAFAGIYNKFKIKDRTQWRYSLITTEPNPKAAEIHNRMPAILTDNNINRWLDPDSEPSVLKKLLRPFPGNLSYQPEGPEQLKF; encoded by the coding sequence ATTTGTGGAAGATATTTTTTGAAGATGGATGCTAAATTAATGGCCAGGCTCTTTAACGCTATTTTAGCTGACAGGGAATTCAATTTCAATAAAGAAATTTATCCTTCGGAGCAAGCACCGGTCATTATTCATAATCCTAAAGAATCAGAAAGAAAAATTGGCCAGATGCACTGGGGATTTAAAACAAATTATTCCTCTAAACTATTAATTAATGCCAGAAGCGAAACTATCGATCAAAAACCGACTTTTAAAGACTCTTTCTATAACAGGAGACTTATCGTTCCCTTTACAGATTATTTCGAATGGAAAGGCCCAAAGGGCAATAAGACAAAATACCGATTTTCAGTTGAAGAAGATAGCCCCTATGCCTTTGCTGGTATCTATAATAAATTTAAAATAAAAGACCGAACCCAGTGGAGATATTCTCTAATCACCACCGAGCCCAATCCTAAAGCTGCAGAAATCCATAATCGAATGCCAGCAATCTTGACAGATAATAATATTAATAGATGGCTAGACCCTGACTCTGAACCTTCAGTTTTGAAAAAACTTTTAAGACCATTTCCTGGCAATTTATCTTATCAACCTGAAGGTCCTGAACAGCTCAAATTTTAA
- the mnmH gene encoding tRNA 2-selenouridine(34) synthase MnmH has product MDYFQKAINHDKNILFIDARSPAEFQEATIPGAINLPVFTNQERAEIGRIYHNKGKKQARLKGVKYLSPKLPEYMKKLNQFQEDYESLITFCARGGMRSEALVTLARLAGINLKKYPGGYKSYRQKVIKKLNNYQLNSKLVVLHGHTGVGKTEILHKLNDKGYSIIDLEKLAGHRGSAFGSIGLNGAHNQKKFDSLLLNKLEKINGSDYIFLESESKRIGYSVLPDFLLKAMENGIHILVRASLKARVDRIYQEYSHEYENNTEKFKERVKESLDGIEKYLLRKLGKKGKNKLLKHLESGEFQKFIKLILTGYYDKFYSYAEKHQPDFDLSLYGDSTDSLTVEIINFIKELQT; this is encoded by the coding sequence ATGGATTACTTTCAAAAAGCAATAAATCATGATAAAAATATATTATTTATAGATGCAAGATCACCAGCAGAATTTCAAGAAGCAACAATCCCTGGAGCCATTAATCTTCCAGTCTTCACCAATCAGGAGAGGGCAGAGATCGGGAGGATCTATCATAATAAAGGTAAAAAGCAGGCCAGATTAAAGGGAGTTAAATATCTTTCTCCTAAATTGCCAGAATATATGAAAAAGCTTAATCAGTTCCAGGAAGATTATGAGTCCCTGATTACTTTTTGTGCCAGGGGAGGAATGCGTTCAGAAGCCCTGGTTACCCTGGCCAGACTGGCAGGGATTAATCTGAAAAAATATCCAGGTGGCTATAAATCCTATCGCCAGAAGGTTATTAAAAAGCTAAATAATTATCAATTAAATTCAAAACTGGTAGTTCTCCATGGTCATACCGGTGTCGGAAAAACTGAAATACTCCACAAATTAAATGATAAAGGCTATTCAATCATAGATTTAGAGAAATTGGCTGGACACAGGGGCTCTGCCTTTGGCAGCATCGGGCTTAATGGAGCCCACAACCAGAAAAAATTTGACTCCCTTCTCTTAAATAAATTAGAGAAGATCAATGGCAGTGATTATATCTTTTTGGAATCAGAAAGCAAACGGATTGGATATTCAGTTCTACCTGATTTTCTGCTCAAAGCTATGGAAAATGGAATTCATATCTTAGTCCGGGCAAGTCTTAAAGCAAGGGTAGATAGAATCTATCAGGAATACAGCCATGAGTATGAAAATAATACAGAAAAATTTAAAGAAAGAGTTAAAGAATCTCTAGACGGTATCGAGAAATACCTGCTCAGAAAGCTTGGCAAAAAGGGTAAGAATAAACTACTCAAACACTTAGAGTCCGGAGAGTTCCAGAAGTTTATTAAATTAATCTTAACAGGATATTATGACAAGTTTTACAGTTATGCCGAAAAACATCAGCCTGATTTTGACCTTTCACTCTATGGTGATTCTACAGACAGTCTGACAGTTGAAATCATAAATTTCATTAAAGAACTCCAGACTTAA
- a CDS encoding FAD-dependent oxidoreductase gives MKRLFISGIVIFIILIGTLLYINLAVIDTDSYYEADINPDFDLEEIDKNFTDKYNLIVTGSEPESIAAAVAGARNGQKVLLVSTDKRPGGLMVKGKLNTIDMNYNPDGKILNQGIFKEVYNQLEGTSFNTETAENVFTEMIGAEENITYIDSAEKFEPVFNNEQLVGLEVFKNDNVDKYYGDNFIDGTADADFAREAGVNYSVGMEDIGRPDEYQVATQVFELENVDWDETRDYLNNDGDPNTGGDQRSLWGFSSEMGRYEPESDDLDVRGLNVGRQEDDRVLINSIHLFDVDPLDNESIERAKELAADELPSIVKHINNEIPGFSEASLTKKAEELYIRESIHTESLYTLNINDVREHKDFQDKIALASYPVDIQRTSRDNQGFVYNNPKKYSIPFRSIVPDQFENLLVVGRSAGFDSLAHGSARVIPTGMATAEAAGVASRIAIEEDVGFDEIAESDIKISEMQTRLKNQGNYLDDFEYEFAGQDSKALDGIRFINSLGLLIGGYENQFDFEEKLETDQFLNRLNQASVRYFKINENNNKLDVELNDLELEGLLDQSNLNKIYGEIFLSDTEDLDGDEILKSEFIDNQFLEYIETGDYISREIGYQLIKEIILKVDSID, from the coding sequence ATGAAAAGATTATTTATTTCTGGAATTGTAATCTTTATAATTTTAATTGGAACTCTTTTATATATAAATTTAGCAGTTATTGATACAGATAGTTATTATGAAGCAGATATTAACCCTGATTTTGACCTTGAAGAGATTGACAAAAATTTTACTGATAAATATAATCTAATTGTAACCGGTAGTGAGCCTGAATCTATAGCAGCTGCTGTTGCCGGAGCCAGAAATGGTCAGAAAGTTTTGCTTGTTAGTACAGATAAAAGACCAGGAGGTTTAATGGTTAAGGGGAAGCTAAATACAATTGATATGAATTATAATCCTGATGGGAAAATACTTAACCAGGGGATTTTCAAGGAAGTATATAATCAGCTGGAAGGCACATCATTTAATACTGAAACTGCTGAAAATGTATTTACTGAAATGATTGGAGCAGAAGAAAATATAACTTACATAGATTCAGCTGAAAAGTTTGAACCAGTATTTAATAATGAACAGCTTGTAGGATTAGAAGTTTTTAAAAATGATAATGTTGATAAATATTATGGAGATAATTTTATAGATGGAACTGCTGATGCTGATTTTGCCAGAGAAGCAGGTGTTAATTATTCAGTTGGGATGGAAGATATAGGCCGGCCAGATGAATATCAGGTTGCTACCCAGGTCTTTGAACTGGAGAATGTTGATTGGGATGAAACCAGAGATTATCTAAATAATGATGGCGACCCGAATACTGGTGGTGATCAGAGATCGCTCTGGGGCTTTAGTTCAGAGATGGGGAGATATGAACCTGAAAGTGATGATCTGGATGTCAGAGGTCTCAATGTAGGTCGCCAGGAGGATGATAGAGTATTAATAAATTCTATTCATCTCTTTGATGTTGATCCATTAGATAATGAATCAATTGAAAGAGCAAAGGAGCTGGCGGCTGATGAATTACCTTCTATTGTTAAGCATATCAATAATGAGATTCCAGGGTTTAGCGAAGCCAGTTTAACTAAAAAAGCAGAAGAATTATATATAAGAGAGAGTATTCATACTGAAAGTCTTTATACCTTAAATATAAATGATGTTAGAGAGCATAAAGACTTTCAGGATAAGATCGCTCTGGCATCATATCCAGTAGATATCCAGAGAACTTCAAGGGATAATCAGGGATTTGTTTATAATAATCCTAAAAAGTATAGTATTCCATTTAGAAGTATTGTACCTGATCAGTTTGAGAATTTATTAGTTGTTGGTAGATCTGCAGGCTTTGATTCTCTAGCACATGGTTCTGCCAGGGTAATTCCAACTGGTATGGCAACTGCAGAGGCTGCAGGTGTAGCCAGTAGAATTGCCATTGAAGAAGATGTCGGTTTTGATGAAATTGCAGAATCTGATATCAAGATTTCTGAAATGCAAACAAGGCTTAAAAATCAGGGCAATTATCTTGATGATTTTGAATATGAATTTGCCGGGCAGGATAGTAAAGCTCTTGATGGGATAAGATTTATTAATAGCCTGGGTTTGCTGATTGGTGGTTATGAAAATCAATTTGATTTTGAAGAAAAACTTGAGACGGATCAATTTTTAAATAGACTTAACCAGGCCAGCGTTCGATATTTTAAGATAAATGAAAATAATAATAAGTTAGATGTTGAGTTGAATGATCTAGAATTAGAAGGACTATTAGATCAAAGTAATTTAAATAAGATTTATGGTGAAATATTTTTAAGTGATACTGAAGACTTAGATGGTGATGAGATTCTTAAATCAGAGTTTATTGATAATCAGTTTCTAGAATATATAGAAACTGGAGATTATATCTCACGAGAAATTGGTTATCAGTTAATAAAAGAGATTATATTAAAAGTAGATTCTATTGATTAA
- a CDS encoding aldose epimerase family protein gives MTVIEKEKFGIMPDGREVNLFSLENSNGMRAEIIEYGGIISKLIVPLEDGPFRDVVLGYDKLEYYIEDKNYFGALIGRYGNRIGGAAYTYKGDKFQLDSNPQGNCLHGGSAGFNKQLWSGRIIENETGEALQLSYNSSDGEAGFPGNLKVKVIVSLTEDNSITFDYRAETDRPTPVNLTQHSYYNLNGESDGQVLDHKLMINADQITEIDQKMIPTGSFKNAAGTPFDFRSLKPIGQDINKSDNDLELAGGYDHNWVLNQECDRLTYAGLAVSGDEKLKMKVYTTKPGMQFYSGNSIVPAGPGKSGRVYNDREGFCLETQFFPDSPNQKDFPDTILKPGQVYNHRTIYNFY, from the coding sequence ATGACAGTTATTGAAAAAGAAAAGTTTGGAATTATGCCAGATGGGAGAGAGGTAAATTTATTCTCTCTGGAAAATAGTAATGGTATGAGAGCTGAAATTATTGAATATGGTGGAATTATTTCGAAACTAATAGTACCTCTAGAAGATGGTCCTTTTAGAGATGTAGTTTTAGGATATGATAAGCTGGAATATTATATTGAAGATAAAAATTATTTTGGAGCCCTGATAGGCAGATATGGCAATAGGATTGGCGGTGCTGCTTACACTTATAAAGGCGATAAGTTTCAGCTTGATAGTAACCCACAGGGCAATTGTCTTCACGGTGGTAGTGCTGGCTTTAATAAGCAACTCTGGTCTGGCAGGATTATTGAAAATGAGACTGGAGAGGCCTTACAGTTAAGTTATAATAGCAGTGATGGTGAAGCTGGTTTTCCTGGTAATTTAAAGGTTAAAGTGATTGTTAGCTTAACTGAAGATAATTCGATTACTTTTGATTACCGGGCTGAAACTGATCGGCCAACCCCTGTAAATTTAACCCAGCATAGTTACTATAACTTAAATGGAGAATCTGATGGTCAGGTGCTTGATCACAAATTAATGATCAATGCTGATCAGATTACTGAAATCGATCAGAAGATGATACCTACCGGTAGTTTTAAAAATGCTGCCGGAACTCCCTTTGATTTCAGGAGTTTAAAGCCGATCGGCCAGGATATTAATAAGAGTGATAATGATCTGGAACTTGCCGGAGGTTATGACCATAACTGGGTTTTAAACCAGGAATGTGATAGGCTAACCTATGCCGGATTGGCAGTCTCTGGTGATGAAAAGTTAAAGATGAAAGTATATACAACCAAGCCAGGGATGCAGTTTTACAGTGGTAATAGCATTGTTCCGGCCGGGCCAGGTAAATCTGGCAGAGTGTATAATGATAGAGAGGGTTTCTGTCTGGAGACTCAGTTTTTCCCTGATTCTCCTAATCAGAAGGATTTTCCTGATACGATCCTAAAACCTGGTCAAGTCTATAACCACAGGACTATTTATAATTTTTATTAG
- a CDS encoding ArsR/SmtB family transcription factor: MHDKFAYFFKSFSHNSRNKILRLLAENQEMTVDALGKEMQINPSTISRHLNTLKMQGVVQMRVDAPSHYYSINETTIINNFKEFMEFLNFEEVENEIKE; the protein is encoded by the coding sequence ATGCATGACAAATTCGCCTATTTTTTTAAGAGCTTTTCCCATAATTCCAGAAATAAAATACTCCGGCTGCTTGCTGAAAATCAGGAGATGACAGTCGATGCCCTGGGCAAGGAAATGCAGATAAACCCATCAACTATTTCCAGGCATTTAAATACATTAAAAATGCAGGGAGTAGTTCAGATGAGAGTCGATGCCCCCTCCCATTATTACAGCATAAATGAAACTACAATCATTAATAATTTCAAAGAATTCATGGAATTTTTGAATTTTGAGGAGGTTGAAAATGAAATTAAAGAATAG